The Lacipirellula parvula genome window below encodes:
- a CDS encoding ABC transporter permease codes for MGLLRSNVVLALVAAEYRRRPGRLVLTTLATVAAACVVVWVVSSYDSLLVHFDKFSDEYLGRYQVIVVPARPKETTTFGPRQTPTLPISALDQIRSDTAVESLDSVLQARVRVALPPGNPGAARVKQDSLPMLAGSDAAAPPYPLLKGAWISPQRSAEGAISAACAAELGIEIGDALTISDFANGTKRTVTIVGIVEQLDRLPPMSLNAEMPSMRLEVLQYGPADAVLYVPLQVAREILGNDAPPSYGGIVLKPNVEPSEFMQRFAAEHRDFSQQAELQTAEQIDGELQSSFTSESARIQSYSATGLSLLAALFIIMSTLSMSVQERIRQFAMLRAIALKNWHIVAIVALEGALLGLIGWGGGLLAGWGLLQLMAWLRPALFPGGASLGSWCVLLSGACALGGAMLASLYPSWCAISATPLEGMIRRPAAAPAYRNARLGLLGAALIAFNPLVMFYAPIPASARYVTFAAIGCATTAIGFLLIAPLLFRVVERVASPLIAFLLRLNPQLLATQLTANLWRSLSVTLTLSVGLGLFVAMQTWGYSMLAPFMPGEWMPEALVMISHGATDAQLEALAGAGVVRDLLPLAIEQPKFAEDVTDAKTRATVTRQDNCVLAGVDVDRAFGGDHPLLNVRFVDGTREEAVAKLKSGRYCLVPDHFERQSGLGVGSQLELVPPADPERTVSYEIAGVVSLEGWHLASKGGLRTRSPRSAAMVFAPIGEVRRDFAIGDLRFLWASVDGSQTEATLGKALSAALNAPAQQVAATASGDAKPQRPIQARVQLTSTLRGIVQKHADAIIWGLSKLPLITLAVTSLGVASAVLSSVRSRRWELGVLRSIGMTRFALLRLILAETLLISLAACLLSLGFGVAVGYCGTEVTRYVDVHGGLNTTLVIPWLKIAPGMLAAALLSIAAALGPAVVASRCEPLRLLQDGRGVG; via the coding sequence ATGGGTCTGCTTCGCTCTAACGTGGTTCTCGCGCTGGTAGCCGCTGAATATCGGCGTCGACCGGGGCGGCTCGTCCTTACGACGCTGGCCACCGTCGCAGCGGCGTGCGTCGTCGTGTGGGTTGTCAGCAGCTACGATTCGTTGCTCGTGCACTTCGATAAATTCAGCGACGAGTATCTCGGTAGATATCAGGTCATCGTCGTGCCGGCTCGGCCCAAGGAAACTACGACGTTCGGGCCACGCCAGACTCCCACGTTGCCGATCTCCGCGCTTGATCAAATACGCAGCGACACGGCCGTCGAATCGCTCGATTCGGTGCTTCAAGCCCGCGTGCGAGTGGCTCTGCCGCCCGGCAACCCGGGCGCCGCGAGAGTCAAGCAAGACTCGCTACCGATGCTGGCAGGCAGCGACGCGGCCGCGCCTCCCTATCCGTTATTGAAAGGAGCGTGGATTTCGCCGCAGCGTTCTGCCGAGGGGGCAATCAGCGCCGCTTGCGCCGCCGAGTTGGGGATCGAGATTGGCGACGCGCTGACGATCTCGGATTTCGCCAATGGTACAAAGCGAACGGTAACCATCGTCGGCATCGTCGAACAGCTCGACCGACTTCCGCCGATGAGCCTGAACGCTGAAATGCCGTCGATGCGCCTGGAGGTCTTGCAATATGGACCAGCAGATGCCGTCCTTTACGTTCCGTTGCAGGTTGCAAGAGAAATCCTCGGCAACGACGCGCCCCCTTCCTACGGCGGCATCGTGTTGAAGCCGAACGTCGAACCATCCGAATTCATGCAGCGTTTTGCGGCGGAACATCGGGATTTTTCACAGCAGGCCGAACTCCAAACAGCGGAGCAGATCGACGGCGAACTTCAATCGAGCTTTACTTCCGAGTCGGCGAGAATTCAGTCGTACTCCGCCACGGGGCTGTCGTTGCTGGCGGCGCTGTTCATCATCATGTCGACGTTGAGCATGAGCGTGCAGGAGCGGATTCGACAGTTCGCCATGCTGCGGGCGATCGCGCTGAAGAATTGGCACATCGTAGCGATCGTCGCCCTGGAAGGCGCCCTCCTGGGGCTCATCGGCTGGGGAGGCGGTTTGTTGGCCGGTTGGGGCCTGCTCCAGCTGATGGCATGGCTTCGCCCTGCGCTCTTTCCGGGGGGGGCTTCGCTCGGCAGCTGGTGCGTTCTTCTATCAGGGGCTTGTGCATTAGGCGGCGCGATGCTGGCCTCGCTATACCCCTCGTGGTGCGCGATTTCCGCCACGCCCTTGGAGGGGATGATCCGCCGACCCGCGGCCGCGCCGGCTTACCGCAACGCTCGCTTAGGTTTGCTCGGCGCAGCGCTGATCGCCTTTAACCCTCTCGTGATGTTCTATGCGCCGATTCCCGCTTCCGCCCGCTACGTTACGTTCGCGGCGATTGGTTGCGCAACGACCGCGATTGGATTTCTGCTGATCGCCCCGCTGTTGTTTCGCGTCGTCGAACGAGTCGCCTCGCCGCTTATCGCGTTTTTACTACGCCTCAACCCGCAGCTTCTCGCTACGCAATTAACTGCCAACCTTTGGCGGTCGTTGAGCGTGACGCTCACGCTTTCGGTCGGGTTGGGACTCTTCGTGGCGATGCAGACGTGGGGATATTCGATGTTGGCGCCCTTCATGCCGGGCGAATGGATGCCCGAAGCGCTTGTGATGATTTCTCACGGAGCGACCGACGCACAGCTCGAAGCCTTGGCTGGCGCCGGCGTCGTCCGCGACCTCCTGCCGCTAGCGATCGAGCAGCCCAAATTCGCCGAAGACGTCACAGACGCCAAAACTCGCGCGACGGTCACGCGGCAAGACAACTGCGTTCTCGCCGGCGTCGATGTCGACCGCGCCTTTGGCGGCGACCACCCGCTGCTAAACGTCAGGTTTGTTGACGGTACTCGCGAAGAAGCCGTAGCCAAGCTGAAGTCAGGCCGCTATTGTCTTGTCCCTGATCACTTCGAACGCCAAAGCGGCCTCGGCGTCGGCTCGCAGTTGGAATTGGTTCCTCCCGCCGACCCGGAACGCACCGTCTCCTATGAAATCGCCGGCGTCGTCTCGCTCGAAGGCTGGCATCTGGCGAGCAAAGGCGGCCTGCGCACGAGAAGTCCCCGTTCGGCGGCTATGGTCTTTGCTCCCATCGGCGAAGTTCGTCGCGATTTCGCGATTGGCGATTTGCGATTTTTGTGGGCGAGCGTCGACGGCTCGCAAACGGAAGCGACTCTTGGAAAGGCGCTGTCAGCTGCGCTAAATGCTCCTGCTCAACAAGTTGCCGCCACGGCTTCGGGGGATGCGAAGCCTCAACGGCCAATACAGGCGCGGGTGCAGTTAACGTCGACCTTGCGGGGCATCGTTCAAAAGCATGCCGACGCCATTATCTGGGGCCTCAGCAAACTGCCGCTCATCACGCTGGCCGTTACGTCGCTCGGCGTCGCCAGCGCAGTACTCAGCTCGGTACGTAGCCGCCGCTGGGAACTGGGAGTCTTGCGATCCATTGGCATGACGCGATTCGCGCTGTTGCGATTGATCCTCGCCGAAACGCTGCTAATTAGCCTTGCCGCGTGTTTGTTGAGCCTCGGTTTCGGCGTCGCCGTCGGCTATTGCGGTACAGAAGTTACGCGTTACGTCGACGTCCACGGCGGCTTGAACACAACGCTCGTCATTCCCTGGTTGAAGATTGCCCCCGGCATGCTGGCGGCTGCCCTGCTGTCGATCGCCGCGGCGTTAGGGCCCGCCGTCGTGGCCAGCCGTTGCGAACCCTTGCGGCTGCTTCAGGATGGAAGGGGCGTCGGCTAG
- a CDS encoding formylglycine-generating enzyme family protein: MMDSDRRMRFSIVAITFWIAGGAAQAVDIHWVTVGNPGNFGGPETYGRVFGSVAYAYEIGRFEVTNGQYAEFLNSKDPAGTNSLSLYHASMASDANGGILLNASAALGAKFETKPGYQSHPVNFVSWFDAARFANWLNNGQGDADTETGAYTLEGGLATPTNAKTVTRNSGALIALPSEDEWYKAAYFDPDKGGQPGYWTYPTKSDAPPTSSFPTAVPNSANIIGNGFALTPGQGSSGSDIVAGVDYLTDVGAYSASVSAMGTFDQAGSLWEWNESIMNMPGGSAGVRGNMGGSFYNSANLTTNLGWAASNAYVQEAGLGFRLIRLQPLVGDFNGDGVVDSLDLTDPEMGWKARFGVDLDGEDFLAWQRNCSPAPAASTAEANTVPEPQSWSLAIVPALLLGGRRGWRRFTAAMHRALIGGIRTSIAWATATIGILAAAPASGVTIDWTPVGDVGNYDGPVTLNGNTYGGVDYFYSIGKYEVTNNQYVEFLNAKDPLGVNPFDLYNANMTSHATGGILFNASGEPGAKYSAKATSGNHPVNYVSWFDSLRFINWLNNGQGNADTETGAYTLLGGTPTPSNARTIERNPGAVIALPSEDEWYKAAYYDPKKSGGPGYWLYPTQSDQTPLSAPPSATPNSANIRGDGFALTPGEGTGGTDIKPTVDYLTDVGAYTGSPSYYGTFDQAGNVIEWHEQYLMPWSTSPAGVRGVRGAAFHNEESFANSMGGAASTASVQSVGQGFRVVNLAAITLPGDFNGDGFVDGADLTDPTLGWAARFGIDLDGQAFLTWQRSYQLAPPAAAAVVGAVVPEPSGLPLVSIIVAGGTALLRPFARASRVNRTTA; the protein is encoded by the coding sequence ATGATGGATTCAGATCGACGCATGCGGTTCAGCATCGTCGCGATCACCTTCTGGATTGCGGGAGGCGCGGCACAAGCGGTCGACATTCACTGGGTAACAGTAGGCAACCCTGGCAACTTCGGCGGCCCGGAAACTTACGGTCGCGTTTTCGGTTCCGTCGCCTACGCTTACGAGATCGGCCGCTTCGAGGTGACGAATGGCCAATACGCCGAATTTCTGAACTCGAAGGACCCCGCCGGAACGAACTCGCTGTCTCTATACCACGCTAGTATGGCGAGCGACGCCAACGGCGGGATCTTGCTCAACGCTTCGGCCGCCCTAGGAGCGAAGTTCGAAACGAAGCCCGGCTACCAGTCACACCCCGTGAACTTCGTTTCGTGGTTCGATGCGGCGCGATTTGCAAATTGGCTGAACAACGGCCAAGGCGACGCTGATACTGAGACGGGCGCCTACACCCTCGAAGGAGGACTAGCCACGCCGACAAACGCCAAGACGGTCACACGGAATAGCGGCGCGCTCATCGCGTTGCCGAGCGAAGACGAATGGTACAAGGCCGCGTACTTCGATCCGGACAAAGGCGGGCAGCCAGGCTACTGGACCTACCCCACGAAGTCCGACGCTCCGCCAACTTCGTCGTTTCCCACCGCTGTCCCGAACTCCGCCAACATCATCGGCAACGGATTCGCGCTGACGCCTGGTCAAGGCTCTAGCGGGTCCGACATTGTTGCCGGTGTTGATTACCTCACGGACGTTGGCGCCTATTCGGCTTCGGTCAGCGCAATGGGGACGTTCGATCAGGCCGGCAGCCTTTGGGAATGGAACGAGTCGATCATGAATATGCCCGGAGGCTCGGCCGGCGTCCGCGGCAACATGGGAGGTTCATTCTACAACAGCGCTAATCTGACGACCAATCTCGGCTGGGCAGCGTCCAACGCCTACGTTCAGGAAGCGGGTCTCGGCTTTCGCTTGATTCGCCTACAGCCGCTGGTTGGCGACTTCAACGGGGACGGCGTCGTCGACAGCCTTGATCTCACCGATCCTGAAATGGGCTGGAAGGCCCGCTTCGGCGTCGACTTGGATGGCGAAGACTTCCTTGCCTGGCAACGGAATTGCAGTCCGGCACCGGCCGCTTCCACGGCTGAGGCAAATACAGTTCCTGAGCCTCAATCGTGGAGCCTGGCAATCGTACCGGCGTTGCTACTCGGAGGACGCCGCGGTTGGCGACGGTTCACAGCTGCTATGCACCGCGCTCTCATTGGCGGCATCCGCACGTCGATTGCCTGGGCGACGGCGACCATCGGGATACTTGCTGCGGCCCCAGCCAGCGGCGTGACGATCGACTGGACGCCGGTCGGCGACGTCGGCAACTACGACGGCCCCGTTACCTTGAACGGCAACACCTATGGCGGCGTCGACTACTTCTACAGTATCGGCAAGTACGAGGTCACCAACAATCAGTACGTCGAGTTCCTCAATGCGAAGGATCCGCTGGGCGTCAATCCGTTCGATCTTTACAACGCGAACATGACGTCGCATGCCACCGGCGGCATTCTGTTCAATGCGTCGGGTGAGCCGGGCGCCAAGTACAGTGCGAAAGCGACTTCGGGCAACCACCCCGTTAACTACGTCTCTTGGTTTGATTCGCTGCGATTCATCAACTGGCTGAACAACGGCCAAGGCAACGCCGACACCGAAACGGGCGCGTATACCCTCCTTGGCGGTACGCCGACCCCCAGCAATGCGCGAACGATCGAGCGCAATCCTGGCGCAGTGATCGCACTGCCGTCGGAAGACGAATGGTACAAAGCCGCTTACTACGATCCGAAGAAGTCGGGCGGTCCCGGTTACTGGCTCTATCCGACGCAAAGCGATCAAACGCCGCTTTCCGCTCCCCCCTCCGCCACGCCTAATTCGGCCAACATCCGCGGCGATGGATTTGCTCTCACGCCCGGCGAAGGAACCGGCGGGACCGACATCAAACCGACAGTCGATTACCTTACAGACGTCGGCGCCTACACGGGGTCGCCCAGTTACTACGGCACGTTCGATCAGGCGGGCAACGTCATCGAATGGCACGAACAATACTTGATGCCTTGGTCGACGAGCCCCGCGGGAGTGCGCGGCGTCCGCGGCGCGGCGTTCCACAACGAGGAATCGTTCGCCAATAGCATGGGAGGGGCGGCTTCGACGGCGTCGGTGCAGAGCGTCGGGCAAGGTTTTCGCGTCGTTAACCTCGCGGCGATAACGCTGCCAGGCGATTTCAACGGCGACGGCTTCGTCGACGGCGCTGACCTTACCGACCCAACGCTGGGTTGGGCGGCTCGTTTCGGCATCGACCTTGACGGCCAGGCGTTTCTTACATGGCAACGAAGCTACCAGTTGGCTCCACCTGCCGCAGCAGCCGTCGTCGGTGCAGTGGTTCCAGAGCCAAGCGGACTGCCGTTGGTTTCGATCATCGTCGCCGGCGGAACAGCTCTCCTACGACCGTTCGCTCGTGCGAGTCGCGTCAACCGAACGACCGCATGA
- a CDS encoding DUF1559 domain-containing protein produces the protein MTTIRNKRAFTLVELLVVIAIIGVLVALLLPAVQAAREASRRASCLNNMRQLMLGFQNHASAKGAFPPARINAAGRQHGWFVDLLPYLEQATLANAYDDTKNFYAPENEAAGNTPLPIAICASSPQTPTDRINPLTAAGGMPFNTTGFAADYSVAYLLDAASAVATGVQYGSDDLRPVLYGGPGEDDLPHPMKWVTDGLSYTTLIVEQAGRPDHYLLNAKQSTNSKLQYPTWWMAWASQRIFVFQGYDGSGLTAGAACAVNCSNSQGIYAFHPSGANVSFCDGSARFISQEISVRTMFAYMTRAADDGVYADE, from the coding sequence TTGACGACTATCCGCAATAAACGAGCATTCACGCTGGTCGAACTCCTCGTCGTTATTGCAATTATTGGCGTACTCGTTGCTTTGCTGTTGCCGGCGGTTCAAGCAGCGCGCGAGGCGTCCCGGCGGGCATCTTGCCTCAACAACATGCGGCAGCTGATGCTCGGCTTTCAGAATCATGCTAGCGCTAAGGGGGCTTTCCCGCCGGCACGGATCAATGCCGCCGGGCGGCAACACGGGTGGTTCGTGGATTTGCTTCCCTATCTGGAACAGGCGACGTTGGCCAACGCTTACGACGACACGAAGAATTTCTACGCCCCGGAGAACGAGGCAGCTGGCAACACGCCGCTGCCGATCGCCATTTGCGCCTCGAGTCCGCAAACGCCGACTGATCGAATCAATCCGCTGACAGCAGCAGGGGGAATGCCGTTCAACACAACCGGCTTTGCTGCTGACTACTCCGTTGCGTACTTGCTGGACGCCGCGTCGGCGGTCGCGACCGGCGTGCAATACGGCAGCGACGATCTTCGTCCCGTGCTCTATGGAGGGCCGGGGGAAGACGATCTTCCTCACCCCATGAAATGGGTCACCGACGGTCTATCGTACACGACTCTGATCGTCGAACAGGCGGGGCGCCCGGATCATTACTTGCTTAACGCGAAGCAGTCGACGAACTCGAAGCTGCAATACCCGACATGGTGGATGGCATGGGCTTCGCAGCGCATTTTCGTTTTCCAAGGATACGACGGCAGCGGCCTGACAGCCGGTGCTGCCTGCGCGGTAAACTGCAGCAACAGCCAAGGCATCTACGCCTTCCACCCGAGCGGGGCGAACGTCTCTTTCTGCGACGGCAGCGCTCGCTTCATCTCGCAGGAAATATCAGTACGAACTATGTTCGCCTACATGACGCGGGCGGCGGATGACGGCGTTTACGCCGACGAATAA
- a CDS encoding formylglycine-generating enzyme family protein has protein sequence MSTVPVGNPGNAGQLSGASVIGSPADGASTPYAGFGPDGVVGGVNYNYRIGTYEVTNAQYVEFLNAKATTDSLGLYNAAMGSNARGGIVQSGVSGSFAYTLKDNMGNKPVNFVGFFDSLRFINWLGNGQGAGNTETGSYTLLGGTAAPSNATTVARNAGAKWVLPTESEAYKAAYYDPRTAAQGGPAGDDHYWLYATKSDIEPTSATANAVGDISNPGANVANWGNGADWNALDGNVTTVGSAGPLSASYYGTYDQAGSVYEWNESLITGTNRGIRSGSFQEVSHRMRAYLRGAQPTTTEIQNLGFRVAFVPEPHAGLLAMLGASLVGLVQRRFSKRNG, from the coding sequence ATGAGCACCGTCCCTGTCGGCAACCCCGGCAACGCTGGGCAACTATCGGGAGCCAGCGTCATCGGCAGCCCTGCTGACGGGGCGAGCACTCCTTACGCCGGCTTCGGCCCTGACGGCGTCGTGGGCGGAGTCAACTACAACTACCGCATCGGCACGTACGAAGTGACGAATGCGCAGTACGTCGAGTTCCTCAACGCCAAAGCAACGACCGACTCCCTTGGCCTATATAACGCGGCCATGGGCAGCAACGCCCGCGGCGGCATTGTGCAAAGCGGCGTTAGCGGCAGCTTCGCTTACACGCTCAAAGACAACATGGGCAACAAGCCAGTAAACTTCGTCGGCTTCTTCGATTCGCTCCGCTTTATCAACTGGCTCGGCAATGGCCAGGGAGCCGGCAACACCGAGACCGGGTCATACACGCTCCTCGGCGGCACCGCCGCGCCAAGCAATGCGACGACCGTCGCCCGCAACGCCGGCGCCAAGTGGGTCCTCCCGACTGAAAGCGAAGCCTACAAAGCCGCATACTACGATCCTCGCACCGCTGCACAGGGCGGCCCCGCCGGCGACGATCATTACTGGCTGTACGCCACAAAGAGCGACATTGAACCGACGAGCGCGACTGCCAATGCCGTGGGCGATATCAGCAATCCCGGAGCCAACGTTGCTAACTGGGGCAATGGCGCCGATTGGAATGCGCTCGATGGCAACGTCACCACCGTCGGCAGCGCTGGGCCGCTGAGCGCCAGCTACTATGGCACCTACGACCAAGCCGGAAGCGTCTACGAATGGAACGAATCGCTGATCACCGGCACGAATCGCGGCATCCGCAGCGGCTCGTTCCAAGAGGTTTCTCACCGCATGCGGGCCTATCTCCGCGGCGCACAGCCGACGACCACTGAAATCCAGAATCTTGGTTTCCGCGTTGCTTTTGTTCCCGAACCGCACGCCGGTTTGTTGGCGATGCTCGGCGCTAGCCTCGTCGGGCTAGTTCAGCGTCGTTTTTCGAAGCGAAACGGCTAA
- a CDS encoding ABC transporter ATP-binding protein, with protein MLMTRGAAPLLRVESIVKRFRQGAATIDALQDASLTVDEGEFVAVMGSSGCGKSTLMHVIAGLTRPDSGRVLIGDQDLFSLSDRRLTKFRHERIGLVFQAFNLIPTLTAEANIALPLLAAGRSNAMEERLNDLIERIGLTSRREHLPDSLSGGEQQRVAIARAIVQDPAIVLADEPTGSLDSNNGQAVCQLLYELSQERRRTIIVVTHEPSVAAWADRVVVMKDGRVQAEFDASTRFEPQELAARYQAALHAPTSLPTPAV; from the coding sequence ATGCTTATGACGCGCGGCGCCGCTCCACTGTTGCGAGTCGAGTCGATAGTCAAACGGTTCCGCCAGGGAGCCGCGACGATCGACGCCCTGCAGGACGCGTCGCTGACGGTCGACGAAGGCGAATTCGTAGCGGTGATGGGCTCCAGCGGCTGCGGCAAGAGCACGCTCATGCACGTGATCGCCGGACTGACTCGGCCCGACTCCGGCCGAGTTTTAATTGGCGACCAAGATCTTTTCTCGCTTTCGGATCGACGACTGACCAAGTTTCGCCACGAGCGCATCGGCTTGGTGTTTCAGGCGTTCAATCTCATCCCCACGCTGACGGCGGAGGCGAATATCGCGCTGCCGCTCTTGGCCGCCGGCCGTTCCAATGCAATGGAGGAGCGGCTGAATGATTTGATCGAGCGAATTGGATTGACCAGTCGCCGCGAGCACCTTCCCGATTCCCTCAGCGGCGGCGAACAGCAGCGCGTCGCCATAGCCAGAGCCATCGTGCAAGATCCGGCTATCGTGCTAGCCGACGAACCGACCGGCAGCCTCGACTCGAATAATGGGCAAGCCGTTTGTCAGTTGCTTTACGAACTATCGCAGGAGCGCCGCCGCACGATCATCGTCGTGACTCACGAGCCGAGCGTCGCCGCCTGGGCCGATCGAGTCGTCGTTATGAAAGATGGTCGTGTGCAAGCGGAATTTGACGCTTCCACGCGATTCGAACCGCAAGAGTTAGCCGCGCGGTATCAAGCGGCGCTTCACGCCCCGACTTCGCTCCCCACCCCGGCCGTTTAA
- a CDS encoding formylglycine-generating enzyme family protein: MHVASADIVFAVTIDWATVGDTGNYGGPESYGRTFGAVNYAYQIGKYEVTNAQYAEFLNIKDPSGTNPYGLYNAKMGTDANGGILFDATANQGSKYSLKQGSGQQPVNFVSWFDSVRFTNWLNNGQGDADTETGAYTLQGGTTVPTGAKAIIRNSGATIVLPTEDEWYKAAYYDPEKTGGAGYWTYPTRSDSVPTSTFPGPTPNAANLIGNGFAMTPGAGTRPLDIVPGINYLTNVGAYTASSNYYGTFDQAGNVYEWNEALLMPEAATTAGVRGVMGGSFYNPGEYGTNLGWFASTATVENVGQGFRVVNLATPAAPGDFNGDGSVDNADLTDPIRGWEARFGVDLDGGDFLDWQRNYSGPSPEATTAGVPEPNASAIVLTIATLAGTLRVRTRRTSSGHHCVTNTTK, translated from the coding sequence ATGCACGTCGCTTCGGCTGACATCGTTTTCGCCGTGACGATTGATTGGGCGACCGTCGGAGACACGGGTAATTACGGCGGTCCTGAGTCGTATGGTCGAACGTTCGGGGCAGTTAACTACGCCTATCAAATTGGCAAATACGAGGTCACGAACGCGCAGTATGCGGAGTTCTTAAACATCAAAGATCCTTCCGGAACCAATCCCTACGGGCTATACAACGCCAAGATGGGCACAGACGCGAACGGAGGAATTCTGTTTGACGCGACGGCGAATCAAGGAAGCAAATACAGCTTGAAGCAAGGCAGCGGTCAGCAACCGGTCAACTTCGTTTCATGGTTTGATTCCGTGAGGTTTACGAACTGGCTGAACAACGGCCAGGGAGACGCCGACACGGAGACCGGCGCCTACACGTTACAGGGCGGAACTACGGTGCCAACTGGCGCGAAAGCGATTATACGCAACTCTGGAGCGACGATCGTTCTGCCAACGGAGGACGAGTGGTACAAGGCGGCCTACTACGACCCCGAAAAAACCGGCGGCGCAGGCTACTGGACCTACCCGACTCGCAGCGACAGCGTACCGACCTCTACGTTTCCGGGCCCGACGCCGAACGCAGCGAACCTCATCGGCAACGGCTTTGCCATGACGCCCGGCGCGGGGACGCGGCCGCTCGACATCGTTCCCGGCATCAACTACCTGACCAACGTCGGGGCGTATACGGCGTCGAGCAACTACTACGGAACGTTCGATCAAGCAGGCAATGTCTACGAATGGAATGAGGCGTTGCTGATGCCAGAAGCGGCGACGACTGCAGGCGTCCGCGGCGTGATGGGGGGGTCGTTTTACAATCCAGGCGAGTATGGCACGAATCTGGGTTGGTTTGCATCGACTGCGACCGTTGAGAACGTCGGCCAAGGCTTTCGCGTCGTCAACTTGGCGACTCCCGCCGCTCCCGGCGACTTCAATGGAGATGGCTCCGTTGACAATGCTGATTTAACGGATCCAATCCGAGGGTGGGAGGCCCGTTTCGGCGTCGATTTAGACGGCGGTGACTTCCTTGATTGGCAACGCAATTATTCAGGCCCGTCTCCCGAAGCCACGACGGCAGGCGTCCCGGAACCCAACGCCAGTGCGATTGTGCTAACGATCGCCACACTTGCGGGAACCTTGCGAGTTCGGACCAGACGAACGTCCAGCGGACATCACTGCGTAACAAACACCACGAAATAA
- a CDS encoding SAM-dependent DNA methyltransferase encodes MQKAATLRFLPDYRNCYSNPPSRCPDAKKTLPGAASESSGACSYLQAFSPAVRNTFESFEFHPQIDRLAKAGLLYLVTEKFANIDLHPDVVSNAQMGAVFEELIRKFAELSNETAGEHFPPRSHSADGESVVHRRRRRRHECPAPSGRSTTWRRGQRHALGTIFRREAEDDGEG; translated from the coding sequence GTGCAGAAAGCCGCGACTCTTCGCTTCCTTCCGGACTATCGGAATTGCTATTCCAACCCACCTAGTAGATGTCCCGATGCGAAAAAAACGCTTCCAGGGGCCGCGAGCGAATCGTCTGGAGCATGTAGCTACCTGCAGGCGTTCTCCCCGGCCGTTCGCAATACCTTCGAGTCGTTCGAGTTTCACCCCCAGATCGACCGCCTCGCGAAGGCCGGGCTCCTCTACCTAGTGACCGAGAAGTTCGCCAACATCGACCTCCACCCCGACGTTGTCAGCAACGCGCAAATGGGGGCCGTGTTCGAGGAGCTGATCCGGAAGTTCGCGGAACTCTCCAACGAGACCGCCGGCGAGCACTTCCCCCCGCGAAGTCATTCGGCTGATGGTGAATCTGTTGTACATCGAAGACGACGACGCCGTCACGAATGCCCGGCGCCGTCCGGTCGATCTACGACCTGGCGGCGGGGCCAGCGGCATGCCCTCGGAACCATCTTTCGGCGTGAAGCGGAAGATGATGGCGAAGGATAG